Proteins encoded together in one Leptidea sinapis chromosome 45, ilLepSina1.1, whole genome shotgun sequence window:
- the LOC126977429 gene encoding uncharacterized protein LOC126977429, which translates to MTSLRVCLITFLISMAATLAMPDRLVTEEYIAVDPKDVYNQVPQKRAALVLDRLLVALQKALREDSRGAPSQRYDADRDGPRTAPLRLASYDANDLSGLQRRGHTASRGRVLRCYFNAVTCF; encoded by the exons ATGACGTCACTACGAGTATGTTTGATCACATTTCTGATCTCGATGGCCGCAACCCTGGCCATGCCCGACAGACTCGTTACAGAAGAATACATAGCAGTCGATCCAAAAGATGTTTATAAc CAAGTCCCACAGAAGCGAGCAGCGCTGGTGTTAGACCGGCTGCTCGTAGCGTTGCAGAAGGCTTTGCGGGAAGACTCCCGCGGCGCACCGTCACAGCGTTACGACGCCGACAGAGATGGACCTAGAACGGCGCCGCTACGGTTGGCTAGTTACGACGCTAATGATCtg AGTGGACTTCAACGGCGCGGGCACACTGCGAGTCGGGGCCGCGTGTTAAGATGTTATTTCAACGCGGTTACGTGTTTCTAA